The Desulfobacterales bacterium genomic interval AATACCGGTCATAAAGTAAACACAAGCTTCTTTATTTTTCATGTCTTTTGAACCCTCTGGCGCACGGGGCGTCCTGCTTTCAGCAGTCAGGCTGACAGACGGGCTCGCATTTGCCGGTTATTTTTTATCAGGACGAAAGGATATCAGGCTGGCGGGCCAGCTTTGTGTATAAGCTTGCCTCGGGTAAGATCGGTTCCGGGTACCGTGTTTTTATTATTGTGACAATGGCTCCACGCAGTGTTTCAGATTTTTCCAGAATTTATTTCGTTTTTCCGAGTCCGGGGGCGAGGTGGCAGGCAGTTCGAGAAAGGGAACCTCGATTTCGTCTTTTGACAGTTCCTCGGTCAGGATTTCGATCATGATTCCTTTGAGCAACGGGTCATCCGGGTCGGGATAGTCGATCGGAACCGGTGATTCGGTATGGAACCGGTTGACCTTGTGTTTTCCCCAGTGAACCCCGCAGGTCGGGCTGTTCTCAAGCCCGATGAAGCAGGTCAGGCGGTATTTGTTCCGGATGAACTCCCTGACCATGAGCATGGGCACTTTCAGCAGCTGCTTGCAGTGTTCCCGAAAGAAAATATTGTCATATTGCTGACGCCCCTGGGGATTTCTCAAAAGGCCCATGGCCGTGGTTTCCGGGCAGGGATACTGGATAATGCCGACTTTTCGTGACAGCAGATAATCCATCAGCTCCCGAGTCAGGGGGAAATTCTGCCCCAGAATGTGAACGCGCGTATAAGGATTGACCAGACAATTGGCAATCAGAATGATTTTCCGGTCCTTTTTGCTCATGATGTCCCTTTTTTCTGTTTTTTTGAATTTACCGCCCGTTTGCTGCGCTCACTCGAGTCGCTGAGAACGCGGAGAAAAAAATATTTAATCTCTGCGCCTCAAGCGAAGCGGGCGGTGTGAATCTTTCCCACCGGTGCCAGATACACGGCAAATTCGTCGGTGCCGTCAACCTGAATCAGCTCGTCAAGCAGGTCCTGATCGTATGCGGCCACCGCGCATGTCCCTGCCTGAATGGCTTCACAGGCCAGGTAAAGATTCTGGCACACATGTCCGGCATCGATCAGAATCACCCGGTGCGCCGCATGGGCGTAGCGCCATTCCATCCGGTAGGGCAGGGCAGCCCAGACAAAGGTGATCGCTCCTCTGGCAACAAAATCCTGCCCCAGACAGGCACGTGAAAGCCGCTCTTCCATGTGCTTGACCTCACCCATTACCAGAAGTTCGTTTTCAACCGGCAGGTACCGGTAAAGTCCGGGTTGAAGGCCGTCAACCCGCATGACCCAAAGGTACGTCTCAAAACTGTGGCGTGCTCCGGCCGACGGCACGGTCCGGTAGGCAGCGTGCGGGCCCGCAACCTTTCTGATGCCCTGCGTGGCCCACAGCAGAAAAGCGGTTTCTTCGATGCTCAGCGAGCCGGATGTGAATTTGCGCCGGCTTTTCCTGCCGGAGATGGCCGAGAGCAGATCCGTTTTTCCGATAAGCGGCGCCCACTGGTCAGGGCTTGGCAGCCGGACCCGGGGAGCGGCCGGATCAAAGGGCTTTT includes:
- a CDS encoding SagB/ThcOx family dehydrogenase — translated: MDKTGIYRFFLKDTIRKSIDFRTTDQSRGVPAPPVEKPFDPAAPRVRLPSPDQWAPLIGKTDLLSAISGRKSRRKFTSGSLSIEETAFLLWATQGIRKVAGPHAAYRTVPSAGARHSFETYLWVMRVDGLQPGLYRYLPVENELLVMGEVKHMEERLSRACLGQDFVARGAITFVWAALPYRMEWRYAHAAHRVILIDAGHVCQNLYLACEAIQAGTCAVAAYDQDLLDELIQVDGTDEFAVYLAPVGKIHTARFA